One part of the Glycine max cultivar Williams 82 chromosome 14, Glycine_max_v4.0, whole genome shotgun sequence genome encodes these proteins:
- the LOC100813858 gene encoding uncharacterized protein, protein MSVEILDGATIVGFVEDEEAFNVCVSDLFTQLDTDKDGLLSYAEMLKELQRLRVFETHFGVDVKRDPDELARVYESMFVQFDHDLNGRVDLEEFKEETKQIMLAMANGLGFLPVQMALEHDSLLMKAVQREYCPKIAA, encoded by the coding sequence ATGAGTGTAGAAATACTAGACGGTGCAACCATCGTAGGATTCGTGGAGGACGAGGAAGCCTTCAACGTCTGCGTGAGCGACCTCTTCACCCAACTGGACACCGACAAGGACGGTCTTCTCTCTTACGCGGAGATGCTGAAGGAGTTGCAGAGGCTGAGGGTGTTCGAGACCCACTTCGGCGTCGACGTGAAGCGTGACCCCGACGAACTCGCACGTGTGTACGAGTCCATGTTCGTGCAATTCGACCACGACTTGAATGGGAGGGTTGATCTTGAAGAATTCAAGGAGGAAACGAAGCAGATAATGCTTGCCATGGCGAATGGACTTGGATTTCTCCCTGTTCAGATGGCTCTTGAACACGATAGCCTCCTCATGAAAGCCGTTCAACGAGAGTACTGTCCCAAAATTGCGGCTTAA